One Mycolicibacterium gilvum genomic window carries:
- a CDS encoding universal stress protein: MRYALTALESTEQPVKIEVEILRGRPVQTLLEAARSAVLICLGARGLKHSTQGRIGSTAAAVSATAHCPVAVVRAHRPHRRPDRAVVIEITDNVDGGAVLERGLDEARRRGAPVRVLTSARPQLDVTARWERRLAEWRHRYPDLDISAVRARDGLFDYLAAHGDGLQLLVTGRNRPGGVAPLVGTPGNAALRDTDCSILVCEPPNAL, translated from the coding sequence GTGCGCTATGCCCTGACGGCGCTGGAGTCGACGGAACAACCGGTCAAGATCGAAGTGGAGATTCTGCGGGGCAGGCCGGTGCAGACCCTGCTGGAGGCGGCGCGCTCGGCGGTGCTGATCTGCCTCGGCGCCCGCGGGCTCAAGCACTCGACCCAGGGCAGGATCGGCTCGACGGCCGCCGCGGTCTCGGCGACCGCCCACTGTCCTGTCGCGGTGGTACGGGCGCACCGTCCGCACCGGCGCCCCGACCGCGCCGTCGTCATCGAGATCACCGACAACGTCGACGGGGGCGCAGTGCTGGAACGGGGGCTCGACGAGGCACGCCGCCGCGGCGCACCGGTCCGCGTGCTGACCTCGGCGCGGCCGCAACTCGACGTCACCGCCCGCTGGGAACGCCGGCTCGCCGAATGGCGCCACCGCTATCCGGACCTCGACATCTCCGCGGTCCGCGCCCGCGACGGACTCTTCGACTACCTGGCGGCCCACGGGGACGGACTACAGCTGCTGGTCACCGGCCGAAACCGGCCCGGTGGAGTCGCCCCTCTGGTCGGAACACCCGGTAACGCCGCCCTGCGCGACACCGACTGTTCGATACTGGTGTGCGAACCGCCCAACGCACTGTGA